In one window of Gossypium hirsutum isolate 1008001.06 chromosome A01, Gossypium_hirsutum_v2.1, whole genome shotgun sequence DNA:
- the LOC107937488 gene encoding non-functional NADPH-dependent codeinone reductase 2 isoform X1, translated as MHTMIVFSQHSKKHSMSVKPGEYELPVKKKDLVPIDLKSVWEAMEECQALGLTKSIGVSNFSCKKLETILSTAKIPPAVNQVEMNPMWQQKKLRKFCDEKGILIESYSPLGAKGTLWGTNRVMECELLKEIAQAKGKSLAQVCLRWAHEQGVCVLVKSFNKERMKQNLDIFDWKLSAEESCKISQLPQCKGFPAGEFVSDDGPYKSLEELWDGEI; from the exons ATGCACACCATGATTGTGTTCTCCCAGCACTCAAAAAAACACTCAA TGAGCGTGAAGCCTGGGGAATATGAGTTGCCTGTTAAGAAGAAGGACCTTGTTCCTATTGATCTAAAATCTGTGTGGGAAGCAATGGAGGAGTGTCAAGCTCTTGGCCTAACAAAATCTATAGGAGTAAGCAATTTCTCCTGCAAGAAACTCGAAACTATCCTTTCCACTGCCAAAATCCCACCTGCAGTGAACCAA GTGGAGATGAACCCAATGTGGCAGCAAAAGAAACTGAGGAAGTTTTGCGATGAGAAGGGCATACTTATCGAGTCTTACTCTCCTCTGGGGGCAAAAGGAACGCTGTGGGGAACAAATCGGGTGATGGAATGTGAGCTACTCAAGGAAATTGCCCAAGCCAAGGGAAAATCGCTTGCTCAGGTTTGTTTGAGATGGGCACATGAACAAGGAGTATGTGTGCTTGTGAAGAGCTTCAACAAGGAAAGGATGAAACAAAACCTTGATATCTTCGATTGGAAGCTCAGTGCTGAGGAGTCTTGCAAGATAAGCCAACTTCCACAGTGCAAAGGGTTTCCAGCTGGGGAATTTGTATCAGATGATGGTCCTTACAAGTCTCTTGAAGAGCTTTGGGATggagagatttga
- the LOC107937488 gene encoding non-functional NADPH-dependent codeinone reductase 2 isoform X2, with protein sequence MDVRTKMQKSSTQLSTTSYQSVPTFPLHSTNEKAIPLLGFGTAEYPFGASIDTMKQTILEAIAVGYRHFDTAALYQTEQPLGEAISDALRLGLIKSRDELFITSKLWCSDAHHDCVLPALKKTLKDLKLEYLDLYLIHWPVSVKPGEYELPVKKKDLVPIDLKSVWEAMEECQALGLTKSIGVSNFSCKKLETILSTAKIPPAVNQVEMNPMWQQKKLRKFCDEKGILIESYSPLGAKGTLWGTNRVMECELLKEIAQAKGKSLAQVCLRWAHEQGVCVLVKSFNKERMKQNLDIFDWKLSAEESCKISQLPQCKGFPAGEFVSDDGPYKSLEELWDGEI encoded by the exons ATGGATGTCAGAACCAAAATGCAAAAAAGCAGTACACAGTTGTCTACCACTTCATATCAAAGCGTCCCAACTTTCCCTCTTCATTCAACCAATGAGAAAGCTATTCCTCTTCTAGGTTTTGGCACAGCCGAATACCCTTTCGGTGCTTCCATTGATACCATGAAACAAACCATTCTCGAAGCTATCGCAGTAGGGTACCGTCACTTCGATACGGCTGCTCTTTACCAAACTGAACAGCCTTTAGGTGAAGCAATATCAGATGCTCTTCGTCTAGGGTTAATCAAATCCAGAGACGAACTCTTTATCACTTCCAAGCTGTGGTGTAGCGATGCACACCATGATTGTGTTCTCCCAGCACTCAAAAAAACACTCAAG GATTTGAAGTTGGAATATCTTGATCTGTATCTGATTCACTGGCCAGTGAGCGTGAAGCCTGGGGAATATGAGTTGCCTGTTAAGAAGAAGGACCTTGTTCCTATTGATCTAAAATCTGTGTGGGAAGCAATGGAGGAGTGTCAAGCTCTTGGCCTAACAAAATCTATAGGAGTAAGCAATTTCTCCTGCAAGAAACTCGAAACTATCCTTTCCACTGCCAAAATCCCACCTGCAGTGAACCAA GTGGAGATGAACCCAATGTGGCAGCAAAAGAAACTGAGGAAGTTTTGCGATGAGAAGGGCATACTTATCGAGTCTTACTCTCCTCTGGGGGCAAAAGGAACGCTGTGGGGAACAAATCGGGTGATGGAATGTGAGCTACTCAAGGAAATTGCCCAAGCCAAGGGAAAATCGCTTGCTCAGGTTTGTTTGAGATGGGCACATGAACAAGGAGTATGTGTGCTTGTGAAGAGCTTCAACAAGGAAAGGATGAAACAAAACCTTGATATCTTCGATTGGAAGCTCAGTGCTGAGGAGTCTTGCAAGATAAGCCAACTTCCACAGTGCAAAGGGTTTCCAGCTGGGGAATTTGTATCAGATGATGGTCCTTACAAGTCTCTTGAAGAGCTTTGGGATggagagatttga